A genome region from Ottowia testudinis includes the following:
- a CDS encoding BTH_I0359 family protein gives MNTLYDSDSFAVVHLLPDAPAGVPAQEGKPMLARHGFEIVDKRSGKEVYLDGLWAELFQQRIAAWQENTPTQEEVEDTLEGYAELAQNPVVVH, from the coding sequence ATGAACACGCTCTACGACTCCGACAGCTTCGCGGTCGTTCACCTGCTGCCCGACGCGCCCGCCGGCGTGCCCGCGCAGGAGGGCAAACCCATGCTGGCGCGCCACGGATTCGAGATCGTGGACAAGCGCTCGGGCAAGGAGGTCTATCTCGACGGCCTGTGGGCCGAGCTGTTCCAGCAGCGCATTGCCGCCTGGCAAGAAAACACGCCCACGCAGGAAGAAGTCGAAGACACGCTCGAAGGCTACGCCGAATTGGCGCAGAACCCGGTCGTCGTGCATTGA
- a CDS encoding YXWGXW repeat-containing protein, with protein sequence MTTSSLKALLLAGATVLGAGASLALPAAARAQAYLNVQIGTPPPPPRVEVVPAARPGYVWAPGHYQWAHGNYVWRRGHWVADRPGYAYVGPTWVSRGGQWAYQPERWDMRPMRAQPPRQWDHRGRAPYGHRGWRDNDRDGVPNRYDRRPNDPYRR encoded by the coding sequence GTGCTGGGCGCCGGTGCGAGCCTGGCGCTGCCGGCGGCGGCGCGCGCGCAGGCCTATCTCAATGTGCAGATCGGCACGCCCCCGCCGCCGCCGCGCGTGGAGGTGGTCCCGGCAGCGCGTCCCGGCTACGTGTGGGCGCCGGGCCACTATCAGTGGGCGCACGGCAACTACGTTTGGCGCCGTGGCCACTGGGTGGCCGATCGGCCAGGCTATGCGTATGTCGGCCCGACCTGGGTGTCGCGCGGCGGCCAATGGGCCTACCAGCCCGAGCGCTGGGACATGCGGCCGATGCGCGCGCAGCCGCCGCGCCAGTGGGACCACCGCGGCCGCGCGCCCTACGGACACCGAGGCTGGCGCGACAACGACCGCGACGGCGTGCCCAACCGCTACGACCGCCGGCCGAACGACCCCTATCGCCGCTGA